Sequence from the Schaalia sp. 19OD2882 genome:
GGGTGCTCCTTCGAACCGGGTCCGGGGTGGTGGGCGGCGTCGTGATGAGGGCGGGGCGGGTTCTTGTCGACTGGTCGGGCCGCATGCGCGTCCCGTGGTCGGTGGCGCATGGCCACTGATTGGCCCTGGGGGCCGGGCATCGGGTAGTCTTGGCCGCCGAGGTGACGTGTCCGAGCGGCCGAAGGTGCAGCACTCGAAATGCTGTGTGGTGTCAAAGCCACCCTGGGTTCGAATCCCAGCGTCACCGCCAAGTGGATCCCGCGATGCCGACGAATTGTCGGGGTCGCGGGATTCTTCGTTGCGCCCGCTGTGGCGTGACAGGGCCGGCTTTCGGTTTTGCGCCCTCTCATGAGGGCCCCTCGGCTGCACGATCCCCATCTGTGGCCCGCCGGAACAGGTGAGGACTCGGGTGCAGGGCCTGCAGCCAGTAGCGGGTCGCGCGCACGTGCTCCATCGCCAGGGAACGCGCGCACGTGGGATCCCGGTCGATGACGGCCCGGGCAATGCGCAGGTGGGACTGGTCGCTGGAGGACTTGACGCCTTCGTCCAGGCCGGCGCCATGAATGTCGAAGTCCTTGCCGCGCGAGCGGATGATCTCCGACAAGGTGGCGCTCATCGGGTCGTCGGCGCCGCCTCCGATCGCGTCATGGAAATGCGAGTCCATGTCCTGGGCGGCCGGTGAAGGTGGTGTCCGTGAGAGTTCCTCGGCGATGTCGAGAAGTTCTCGGGCGCCGTCGGAGTCCATGCGTGCGGCGGCCAGGGCGGCCAAGTGGCCTTCGAGCAGTTCACGCAACCCCAGTAGTTCCAGGTAGGAGTCCAGGGGAAGCAGGGGGACCACGGCGGCGAATCCGCTGAAGACGTGCGGGGCGGACAGGTCCGTCAGACGAGGGCGGCGCCCGTTGCCGGTTTCGAGTACACCCACTGTGGCCAAGGTCTGCATGGCTTCACGTAGCGAGGGTCGTGACACCCCGAGTTGGGTGCACAGGTCGGCTTCGCTGGGCAGGACGTCGCCCGCATGCAGGTCTCCCTCGGCGATCATCCGGCACAGGCCTTCTCTGGCGACGTCCACGGCTCCCATGCGAGTGAGATTACTCACTCGCATGGGTGATTGTCAGACGATTGCTGGAAGTTTCAGAGGGAATCTCAGTGCGTGAGCGTCAGATCAGGGCTTTTGTCTGACGATTTGCCGATGGGTGGCTTCCGGGCGTCAGACACACAAGTGCGGGACGGCCTCAGAGTTCCTTGAGGCGCAACAGGATCTGGCCTGTGTCCTCGATCTTTGCGCCGGTGCGGCGACGGTAGGCGCGCACTGCTTCGAGCACCTCTCCCTGTCGCACCAGATCCGCCTCGCGCCGCTCCAGTGGCGGCAGGATGCGTCGAGGTTGGGCCTTGGCTGCGGCCTCGCCCTCGTCAACGCGGCCGACGGGGGACGAGGTGTCGGGGGCCGGCACGGTGGCGCCAGTGGCCGGAGCGTAGTTGTCCAGGCCGGGCAATTCGCCCTCGAGGCGCGCCAGCACCTCAAGGGCGCGCAAACGCATGGTCGCCTCGATCATTCCGCAGCCCAAGGTCCTGTTCAGACGCTCGACGGCGTCGATCTTGCGGCCTCTGGCAATGGTGACCAGCAGGGCCTTTTCGATCATCCTGCCTTCGGGCGTGGCGCGCAGCTGCGCGCGTGTGTCCTCCGCGCGGCGAATGGTCTCCCTGTCGACGCCGGGAACGTGCCGGAATCTCCACCACGCGTCGGCATGAATTCCGGGGTATTCGGTAGTCATGGGAACGATGTTACGTCTGTGAACCCTGTGGTTGTCCAGACAGTATCAAGTGGTCCGGGAATTCACGTGACTCACACACTTTCGCACGCTCAAATCACCGCCCGTGACCTGCGGTTTCGCAGGCCCCTTCCGGCGACCCCGCGACAAGTGTGGCGAACCTTTCTCGACAAGGTTGCCTGTTTTGAGCGGCTGCACCCCGGTCAAGTCCCATGACACCTCGATGCCACCCCGACCTGTCGCGGACTTGCGCACGGCAGCGGTTGCGACGAAAGTTGAACGCAAGGAGTCCGTCCTCGTCCCCGATCGGGACGGCGAGGCCCTGCCACTGCCCTCGGAGGTGCCGATGCCGTCCCGCGCCCACATGCGCCACGGTGACGCCCCTGCGCCCTCCCAGCGGCCGACCACCACTCGCGGTTTCAGGGCGAGCCTCCGTCAACGTCTGCGGACACGACCGCGCGCCGGATTGCAGGTCAATGTGCCGGTCTTCCTGACCGCCGCGGCCCTCATCATCGCCGTCGCCACAGCCGCCATCATCGCTCCCATGCAGGTCGCGGGCGCTTTCGGGATCGCGGTCGCCTGGGCGGGACGCACCTTCGGATCCTTCTACATCCTGCTGGCCACCACGGTCCTGCTTCTGGTGCTCACCCTGGCGCTCAGCCGATGGGGGCGGGTGCGCCTGGGCTCGGACACCTCGCGTCCGGAATTCTCCACCGGAGCGTGGGCGGCCATGCTCTTCGCCGCAGGCATCAGCACCGACATCATGTTCTACGCGGTGGCCGAGCCGATCGCCCAGTACATGGCGCCCCCCGACCCCTCGCACGCGCAAAGCATCGACGCCGCCCGTGAGGCCGTGGTACTGACCCTGTTCCACTACGGGCTGCACGGCTGGGGTCTGTACGCGCTGCTGGGAATGGCGTTGGCCTACTTTGCCCACAGGCGTGGCCGCCCCTTGTCCGTTCGCGAGCCGCTGCGGCCCCTGCTGGGCCGACACGTCGACGGGCCCATGGGACACGCGGTGGATGCTGCGGCGCTGGTCGGAGGCGTCTTCGGCATCGCCACCTCGCTGGGCATCGGCATCGTCCAGTTGAATGTGGGCCTGGAACTGGTCCTGGGCCTGCCCAGCGGTGTGGCCACACAGATCGGCCTGCTGGTCGTCGGAGTGACCATGGCAGCACTGTCGGCCGTCTCCGGTGTGGCCAAAGGCGTGAAGGTCCTGTCCGCGGTGAATGTCTACTTGGCGGCCACCTTGGCCGCGTGGGTCCTGGTGACCGGGCGCACCACTTTCCTCATTGACGCTGTCGTCCAGAATCTGGGGGATTTCGCGCGCTTGTTCCCGGCCCTGTCGTTGGAGACCTACGCCTGGTCACGGCCCGACGATTGGTTGAACTCGTGGACCCTGTTCTTCTGGGCGTGGTGGATCACATGGGCGGCTTTCGTCGGCCTGTTCCTGGCGAGGATCTCTCGCGGGCGGACAATTCGCCAGTTCGTCCTGGGCTCCCTGTCGATTCCTTTCGCCTATGTCGTCATGTGGGTGGGGGTGTTCGGGAATTCGGCGCTGGAACTGGTCCTGGGCCCGGGGGCGCTCGGGGGCATGGGGGCTTCCGGGGGTTCCGGCGCTTCGGGAGCTGTCGACAGCTCGGGTGCCGTCGACGCTTCTGGGGCAGCCGTCACCGCCGGCGCATTGGGCGGTGCCGGCAAGGAGTTCGCCGACACGGTCATGGCCAGGCCTGAACAGGGCATCTACCTGCTGTTGCAGCACTTCCCCGGCGCACCGGTGCTGATCCTGTTGGCTGTGGCCGTGGGATTGCTGTTCTACGTCACCAGCGCAGACTCCGGGGCCTTGGTCATGGCGGAGTTGTCCACCCGCCAGGTGGCCGGCCCCGTCTGGGGCGGGGACCAGGGCGGGGCCACGGACACGGGATTGGCGCGCTCTGAGCGCTCTGCTGAGTTTGCGGGGGACGGGATCGGCACCGAGGGGGTGGGTGCACTCGCGGACGGGGCCGACGCCGAAGGGGTGGGCGCACTCGCGGACGGGGCCGACGCCGATGGGGTGGGCGCACTTTCGGACGACTCGTCCGGATTCGACGCGATGGCCGTGCCCGTCGAATCCCAGGATCCTCCCCGCAGGTTGAGGATATTCTGGGCAGCCGTCACTGGAGTACTGACTCTGGCAATGCTGCTGGCGGGCGGCATTCCGGTCCTGCAGGCGGCGACGGTTGTCATGGCGTTGCCCTTCAGCTTCGTGGTCATCGCTGTGGCCGTCGGCCTCGTGAAGGAGCTCCGCAAACAGGAAGGCTGAGACCACTGCGTCACCTCTCCCTCTGCACCCCCCACGCCCCTGATTCCACCCCCCGATTCCGCTCCCCTATTCCGCACACAATGTGATGGTCACCCAGGACGCCATCAGCGCGTGGTCGCAGGTCAAAGTGTTCTTCGGGCCGTAGGGAGCGCCCAAATCCTGCGCATTGTGTGCGAACTGCCCGGCGGCGCAATAGCGTGTGGCGCCGTTCGGAGAAGAATGCCGACGATTTCCCTTTGATCGATCTCGAAATTCCGACTCGACGCTTGGTGACACCTGTGCATTTCACAAGGCGGGCACATCGATGTTTGACCGCACGTTGTCGATCGGGGTGTCACGATCGACCGACTCGGGTGAAGTTAAGCATCCCAAGGCGAGAAAGGCTCATGCATGATCGTCCAAGCTCGCACGCGACGAGCCGAGGGCTGAATGCTCGATCAGCATGTCGCCGTTGACCAACATCTGCTCACGCCCCCTTACACGAGATCGACCGCACGCCGCCGGAAAGCAATCAGATAATCGCACTTCCCATCCGAGTCATTCGGAGCAAGGTGACTCACTCATACTCGGATCGGTCCGCAGGCGCTCTATTTCCGCGAATTCAGGACGTAGACACTGAGCAGCAACGGCGCCTGGATCCACGATTTGACACATGCTTCCCTGTCTCCGCTTCCAACTGACGATGGCATCGAGAAGTCCGCCCAAGTCAACGCAATCAATGCGTCCCTCAATGAAGCGCAGCCCCCGAAGGAGCTGCAACTGCCAGCAGCGGGATCCCAGAGCGGACACTGATTCGCCCCTCAATGAAGCGCAGCCCCCGAAGGAGCTGCAACGACCCACAAAGGCGCGGTGTCCGACTCCAGGATGCCCCCTCAATGAAGCGCAGCCCCCGAAGGAGCTGCAACATGACCGTGAATGAGTGCATCGGGAGTACTGTGAATCACCCTCAATGAAGCGCAGCCCCCGAAGGAGCTGCAACCCGGTCGCATGGTCGGTTGGGCGACGGACACCGGCCCTCAATGAAGCGCAGCCCCCGAAGGAGCTGCAACTCGTGACCGTCGATGAAGAGGCCGGCGTGGCCGGCGAACCCTCAATGAAGCGCAGCCCCCGAAGGAGCTGCAACCGAGGCGGCGCTCCAGTTCCTCGTTGGAGACCGTCAGCCCTCAATGAAGCGCAGCCCCCGAAGGAGCTGCAACCGGGCACGGTGGCCGTCACCGATTGGGTGTCCGCCCCTCAATGAAGCGCAGCCCCCGAAGGAGCTGCAACTCGCCACGCCCAGGTGCGCGAGCTTCTGCCTGCCCTCCCCTCAATGAAGCGCAGCCCCCGAAGGAGCTGCAACCTCCCACAGCATCCGGTACCACTCGCGCTGCACCGCCCCTCAATGAAGCGCAGCCCCCGAAGGAGCTGCAACTGCCGGCGCCGTCGTCGTCGACCTGCCGTCGGACCACCCTCAATGAAGCGCAGCCCCCGAAGGAGCTGCAACTCGCGCGTCTGCCTGCCAGTAGGTTGCATCATCGGCCCCTCAATGAAGCGCAGCCCCCGAAGGAGCTGCAACCAGGCGGTAGGCCCCGTTGTGCCCCGACAAGATCACCCCTCAATGAAGCGCAGCCCCCCGAAGGAGCTGCAACAGCGCGACGGGCCTCACTGCCATGAAGAAGCGATCCCCCTCAATGAAGCGCAGCCCCCGAAGGAGCTGCAACAACGCGAACATGGCGCCCCAGGCGGCGTCGATCTTGCTCCCTCAATGAAGCGCAGCCCCCGAAGGAGCTGCAACAAGCCCACAGATTCGGTCCACCTTCTCCTGGTCGAGCCCTCAATGAAGCGCAGCCCCCGAAGGAGCTGCAACGCGGCCGTCGATGCGTCCGGCGAGGTGCTTAACCACCCTCAATGAAGCGCAGCCCCCGAAGGAGCTGCAACTCCGCGGCGACGCGGGGCAGGGAGTTCCTGCTGGGCCCTCAATGAAGCGCAGCCCCCGAAGGAGCTGCAACGTCAGGTTCAGCACGCCGCCCTCCTCGACCTGCGCCCCTCAATGAAGCGCAGCCCCCGAAGGAGCTGCAACATCCGTCTACTACAGGGCATCAGACGCCCTATGGCCCTCAATGAAGCGCAGCCCCCGAAGGAGCTGCAACATTCCTGATCCTCCGCGAGCGCGTGAATGTTCGCCCCTCAATGAAGCGCAGCCCCCGAAGGAGCTGCAACCGTCCCTCGAATATACCGCAACCTGCCACCGTTTCCCCATCGCCTTGCGAGAGCTCCGGTCAGGTGATCCCCGCGTAGAAACGGGCAACACGAAGACGAGGCCGTCAGCCCCGTCTTCTCTGGACAAACTGGGGGCGAGCGCTGCCCGGAGAGGGGCGCAGGACCGGAGCGCTCGCTTCAGGCGATCAAGGGTCCATCGGGCGTGATCGTTCGCGTCAACCCAACATAGGTGAAGCGCGTCTCGTCCACGGAAGAGAGAAGTCCCAAGTCGCACATGAGGATGGAATCTTCGGATCGGTCGACAATGCTCTCGAGTTCGCCCCGCAAGCGGAGAACGCGAGCGGGCGCCGCGTCAACGACGAAGACCGAATACTGGATCCGATCCCCGTACTTGAGGAGTTTCTTCGCCACTCGGTTGCGACGCCTGTCGCAGGGGACGTCGTATGCGATCAATACTCGCCGGACATCATCACGCATCAGCGAACCACTACCCCTTTGTACGAAGGCTGAGTGCCATCGATCACGCCGAGGATCATCCGAGCCTGGATCTCGATACACCGACGCCACGTGGTGTCATACCCGAAAACAGGATGGCGGAACGAGGTCTCCAAGCGCCGCTCAAATCCTGCGATCAGCTGCTTCCGCCCTCGGTCGGTCAGCCGAAAGGCACCCATGACATTGAGGAAGTCCGACTCTGCGAGTTCGCCGTTCCTGAAGGAGCGAACCACCGTGGAGTCCGCCACCGGCGACCTGAATTCCTCCATGAGGTCCAGCGCCAAGGACGGCTTGTTTCGCGAACTCGAATGCAGGAACCCTGCATGGGGGTCGAGGCCGCAAGCCGCCAATCCTCGCACACACTCACCAAGCAGAAGTGCGTACGTGTAGTCGAGAGCCGAGTTCACAGGATCCGGTGCAGGGCGTCGCCTGCGCCCGTTCCAACTCGCAGCAGCGAACGCAGCTGTCCTACCGCCGAGCATTGTGTCGAAGGCGCTGAAGTAGATTCCCGCCGCCTCACCCTCAATTCCCAAGAGATCCGTGAGGGACTCGGATTCCAGTGCGATGCGCTGGAGTCGGCGCATCGTTGCAACGCCCTCCGCGTTGTCGCCGTTTCGACGCAGGAGTGTGGCCTGGTTCGCAATCTTCGCACTCACCATCTGCTGAGCGATGTCGAGTCGTCCCTGCGCACTTGCCAAGTGCTGCTGAACTCGCTGAAGTCCATTCGGAGAGTCGGCTCCATGGGACCAGCCGATGACACGACCTGACCACGAGCACCACACAACACTCCGGTTGTTCCAGTGGAGCTCACGCAGCAGGGCCGAGGAAACGTCAGCATTCCCATGCACGACAAGCCCCAGAACCCTCTCCATGGGCACTGTCATCAGCGTTTCATCTGCCTTCTTCACCTCGAGACGTCCGCCTCGCACAGACGCCCGTGAGCCCGGAGTCAACAGATGGACGATCTGCGCATCAGGCGAGGAAGCCAGCACCCGGCGTCGGACCTCGTGTTCACGACGTTCGTCCGGAAGGCAGACGGAAACGTGAGAACACCAGTCGCAACGTCGGTCCTCAACCAACGGTTCGGGGGCCGAAGAGCTGGCGATGACTTCTCGGGTGCGGGTCACCGCCAGTTCGGCTTGGGCGATGTCGTCCACAGTGAGCTCCACTTCGACTCGCCGACGATGCCCCGTGAAATAGACCTCCATGCCTGCAACCTTCTGTCCCATCTCTTCGAGACACAACCTCTGCAAAGCCAGCTGGACCCTATTGGCTTCAGTCACCACCGGCCGCTTCCGAACAGGAGTCGCCTTGTACTCGACCAAGGTGAGCGGGCCTCCCTCAACGCCTTCAACGACATCACAACGTCCGGACAGACCGAGACGGTCAGAGCGAATGTCAACCGCTCGATGCTCCGACGACCTGCTCTGCCTGGGGTTGTCAGCACGATGGTGCGCTGACGCTCCGGCCTGCATCTGCATTGTGTCGGTCCTCTCCCCAACAGACTCCAGCCACGCTCTGCGCGGACAGAAGACCGTGTGGAGAACCAAGCTGATCGGAATCGCGTCAGCGATGGCCAAGTCCGCCATGGAGCCCCCTCTCGTCGTCCTCCGGTAGCGGGATGGGAGCGGATGAGTCACAGAGCCAGCGTTCAGGGGCATTGGAGTTGTCGCTCACCGCCAGACGATGTTCGGAGGTCGCCAGCACCCCGTGGTTCCTCAGCCAACGTGCACAATCAGGGGCACCAGCAGCGCCCAAGCGCGCAAACTCATGAAGCTCGTGTGAGACCAGCACGGCACGCCAACGGGCCAGAGAATGCTCACCGACGAACATTGGCAGTACCAGCCTTTCCGGCATGTACTTCCCGACTGGAAGTGCACACGCGGTCACTGATGTCTTCCCGACCATGTGCACCACCGGAAACGACGAGATTCCCCACAGGGCGCACCACGCGAGCGCGGTGTCGGTAAAACGCGGCGGGGTGAGTCCTGTCGCGGTTCGGGACTCCTCCGGTCGCTCGTAGGCCTCATCTGTGAGCGTGGTTCCCATCAGGCCGCTTTGCACCTCGTAAGTGGTGCGATCGCACACGATCTCGGCCACCTTCCTCACTCGGCCCCGCATGAAATCGCCACCCCCATTGCGCGCCTTCATCTCCCATCGACTCGCACCCTCATCCGGCCAGGGATCCCTTCTGGCAACCGGCCAATAGGCCGGCTCACCCAAGGATCCTATGAGGTCAAGGGCAGCCCACCCCTCAATCGAGGAACGGATTTCATCGATGCCAGCCTGTCGGTGTTGCTGAAGGGCGAGCCACTGATCAGGTGTTGTGGCCTTCTTGATGCGAGGGGTAAAGACGGCGCTGCCCCCGTCCCACGGATCGCATTCAAGGTCAGATTGCAACCAGCTACCTGGTGCAGTGTGGACCATGGCATGTTCGTGAACCACCGTGGCCATTCCTTCGTCGTCCAGATCGGCCGCTGTGATGACCAGTCGTGGCTCCACTGCGTTCGTCCATCCGAGCCTCACGCGCCCAGCTCCGGCGCCCTCAAGAATACCCGCAAGTCCGAGCCCGGCAAACGTTGTGAGGGCGGTCGATGAGGTACCTCCTAGGATCATTCTATTCACTTCCCTTCCGAGGAAATCGTGCAGTCAGCAGCCCGGAGAACAGCCTCCAAATACGCCACACCCCAGTGGCCCCATCTGCGGTCAGTCCTCGCAATCAGCGATTCCCATTCGCCCTCGCCGACGAGTTCGTTGAGCGCAGCCATGTACATTGGGCCGGCGGTTTGCGGATCGTGATCGAAGATCGGGCGTCCTCGTCCATGGCTGGTTCCGATCAAGCGCGTGACAAGATCGCGATCTTCGGAAGCCAGCGGATCCCTGTCCTTCACCCAGTAGGCAGCAGCTGAAACCAACTCGTGGCGCCAGCCTGAGGGCAGACCAGAACCCATCAATGCATGCCACATCTCACGACGACTACGCATACCACTCTTCGCCAGCGGCGTAAGAACCGCCCGGTCATGCTGTCCCAACAACCGCTGGAATCGGTGGTCCTCCTTACCGACGTCATGCCAAAGGCCCGCCTTGCCCAGAAGCGCGGCACACGAAGCATCCATTCCGATCGCTCCCGCGAGCTCGGACGCACGGCGGGCCACATCTGTGTTGTGTTCGTCGAGCGGAACCGCCGTATGGCGAGAGATGCTCGACGCTTCGTCAGTGTCGGACTCGACGCATTCATCCTGGCGAAGGACAATCCATGCTGGCCCGCAGGCGTCGTCCCATGCTGGCGGCAGGTTGACGATCCCTCCCAAGCGTTCCTGGATCTCACCGGCATCCAGACCGATGAACGACTCCAGTTCATCAGGGTCTGTGATGACGGTGGGCCTCGACGGATGGTCGGCAAATGGGACGGGCACTCCAAGTTCCCGTCCCGTGTCGACGGCGACGCCTTCGGTCAGAAATCCGACCGACGAGTCGAGTACAAGGATGTCACCTGGTTGCAGTACCCGTGCAGCTGCATCCGGCCCCTCGATGAGGCAGGTTTGCCAGTGCGGCACCGCTGCGCCGGTGCGCCAAAGTACCGAATGCTCCAAGGGAGCACCGTCAGCTCCTGCAAGCTTGGTGACGATGGTCCGCAGGGTGCCGATCTCCGCGGGATAAACCTCGTCATCGATGGGGGGCACCTCGGTGAGAAGTGTCTCGCATCCGATCGAGTCGAGGGACTTCGGCAGGTCACGAACCACGACGCCAACACCTTCGACGTCCGGCTCCAGATCGTCCCGCAACCACAGGTCAAGGTCGGGTTCGACGACCAGGTGCTGTGAGGTTCGCGACCACAGCGCCACGTCCCAGGGCTCCGGACGCTGCCAAAGAACCCTCCGACGTTCATCGGGCGAGGGCGGAGCTTCACAGACGGACAAGGGAGAAATGCTGCCCGAGGCTTCGTGTTCACACACCCAGGAGCGGGCATCCCGAAGGTCGGCAGCTCGGTAGGGCAGCAGGTCTTTGCGGATTTCGGTTCGAGTATCCGGTCCGACCACCACAACAGGTCCGCGAGGTCGTAGGCCCATACGGTTCACTCGACCTGCGCGTTGTGCCAATGCACTCCCCGAAGCCAGTTCTGTCACCAGGGCAGCCAGATCCAAGTCGACGCCGACTTCAACTGTCTGTGTGGCGACAAGAACATCGATGTCAGCTGAGCCTTCTGTGGTGAAGAGACCGGGCGTGGAGTTCCTCAGCGCTTTGAGATCCCACGGCCTCATGCGCCCCACCCAAGTGGCACACCGAAGCCCCTTCTTGCGCAGTTCGGCGGCAAGGGCAACCGCAGAAGCTACTCGGTTGACGATGCACCCCACTGTTCGTGATCCATCGGGCGCCCACTGCTTGGCCAACTCGACTTGGGCGATCACATGCCCGACAATGAAATCTCGGTAGTCCTTCGAGAGTTTTCCACTGGCGGGCCATGTGACCGTCGGCGCGTAAGTGACGGCTTTCGAGGCACACACTCGTGCACGGAGGCGGGGATCAGCGTCAAGACGACTGCGCGTGACACCAATCGGCCGCTCTGGCGATCCGGTCGGGGTGGCTGTCATTTCGACGACTTGCAGACCGGGGACACCGATCAGCTCCGCCCCACTTTGCGAAAGCTCAGTCGCTCGCTTGGCGGTCACGAGGATCTGGCGGGAGAGGTGCGCCTCGTCGATGACCACAGCCGCATCCAGAGCGAGGAGTCCCGCCAAGCGCGGTCGCGCGAACTCCGAGGCGCCGTAGGAGCGGAACAACAGACTGGATGCCCACATCGCGGGGGTCATGCACAGGACTGCGCACGCTTCAGGTGCGTCGAGCCACCGGCGGTCGATTGCGGCTGCGCCACGCATCACAGTGGACACCAGAGGCTGACGATTCTGTGCCCCTTGGGGGCGAAGGGAAACGAGCGCGTCTCGAACTCGCGTGAGGATCCCATCAGTTTCGACGGGCTCTTCGAGAAGTTCTTGGATACGAGTGACGCGGTCCGCATGGGCGTCAGTCAAGGCGCGTCGGTTGACGACAATCGCCAGTCGACGAGGCACACGCGCACCGGTGCCGCAAGCTGCAAGCGCATTGGCAAAAACATGAACCTCAACCACGGACGACTTTCCAGAGCCGGTAGGAGCTGCAATCTGGTCGGGCCACATGCCAGTGGATGAGACCTCTCGGAGCAGGTCTTCCTGCCAGACGAATGGGCGGGAACCCCCGTGAATCGCGGCGAAAAAGTCACCGAACTCATCAATTGCAACCACAGGCTTCACCTCTCCATTCCTCGCACGAATTCGGCCGGGACGTCAATGGGGACAAGGAGGCCTCCACCCAGGTGGCGGCTCTGCCCGATTGCCACAAGCTCTTGTTCCCCGAAAAGACGTCCCGCGTCAATCTGCGCTATGTAGGGTTGAGCGACCATCCCTTGTGGCATACGGTGAGCGTAGGCTGACGGGTGCTTCACGACCCTGTGGTACATCACGACTCGCGGGCCCTTCTCACGAACGCGATCGACAAGCGTTCGGTATCCCGCCGAGCCCTTGGACACTGGGCCCAGTTCATCCCTCCACACGAAACCCAGTGAGAGCATGATGGCGTCTTCGAAGGTCCATTCGCCCCTCTGACGCGTCACTTCGGGCACGGCAACCGGCGTGGGCGACCATAGCCGAAGAGAGCCCGGATTGCACGGTTTCCAGAATGTCGAGGCTGACACCAGCTCGTCATGCGGTCGCAGCCGAAGTGCACCCCACCGACTGCGTAGCCGAGTCATCCCCGCGAACGCAGTGAAGACTGCACCCAAGTCATCACTGGTCATCCCTCCTGGCAACATGACGAGGAAAACACCCGAGATACCTTCGTCCAGGAGAACCTGCGATCGGTTGAGAAGAGAGGCCGGCAGGTACTGGATCGCGATCCTGTTCGCAGGAAGCGGAACATCGAGATCGTAGTGTCCGGTGACGATCGCTGGAGCATCGTTGCCGATGCGAGAGATGAGAGCCTTGTGGAAGGCAACACACCAGTCAAGACGTTGCTCCGAAGGAATGCTCGAACCTGCTGAGTCGACCGACATCACGAGGGCGTCACGCCAGGGTGATGAACCATGCGTCAGGATTGTCGTGTTGGGACCATAGCGACGAAGTTCGACGCCTTTTGTCGAAACCGGAAAGACTCTCACGGCTTCCGCTTGATTCATCTTGTCGTCACTCGCAGATGGGGCCTCCGTCGGTCTCTCCTGAGCGTGGAGTTCTTCAAGCACGCGCATGCGGCCTTCAACCGGGACAGGAATCTGACGTCCACCAGTGGAGAAGGCCGTTGCGTCTGGGTCCCACACCCAGTTCGGTTCCATCTCTGTGACCTCGAGGATGACTGGGCTGTCCATTTCACCCAAGTGAGGGACATCCTCGCAAAGGACGGCGAGCGTGTCACGGACGCGGTCGGACATCCCGCTCCATGTCCACCCGACCGCGCCATGGACAGCCATGCCATCCGATATGGCCTTCGAAGCCTTCTTGGGCTCCTTCCCATTCTTGAAGGCACCAGTGTATCGGTAGGAAACAATTGTCTGCCGGTCTTCTCCGACTGGCATGGTTGCAGGAAACAGGAGACCCTCTGGAGAATGCCCCTCGAGCCATGCCAGAGCTTCGAGGGCCTCGGCAGAGGCTTGACCATCGGGCGTGGCACTGCTTCCCGTGCAGGCCGCACTGAACAATGCGGAAAACAGGCGGACTGGCGTCGGAAATGGGTCGGGACTTCCGTCTGAGGTATGACCATGGTACACCCCCAACGGGAAACGAGCCTGGATTCCAATAGACGGCATCAGACATCCTCTTCGCCGTCAGTGTCACCTGCAGCCGCAAGAACAGCGCGATTTCCCTCGACGACAAGGGTTACACCTTGCCACTGCAGGCCAGCATGCTCTTCAGCGTAGGCAAGGGTCTTCGCAAACAACTCATCTGCCTGGGCAATGGTCATTGGCGCGAGTTCGAGCTTGTTCCCGTACCGCTGGTCAAGAGT
This genomic interval carries:
- the cas3u gene encoding type I-U CRISPR-associated helicase/endonuclease Cas3; translated protein: MKPVVAIDEFGDFFAAIHGGSRPFVWQEDLLREVSSTGMWPDQIAAPTGSGKSSVVEVHVFANALAACGTGARVPRRLAIVVNRRALTDAHADRVTRIQELLEEPVETDGILTRVRDALVSLRPQGAQNRQPLVSTVMRGAAAIDRRWLDAPEACAVLCMTPAMWASSLLFRSYGASEFARPRLAGLLALDAAVVIDEAHLSRQILVTAKRATELSQSGAELIGVPGLQVVEMTATPTGSPERPIGVTRSRLDADPRLRARVCASKAVTYAPTVTWPASGKLSKDYRDFIVGHVIAQVELAKQWAPDGSRTVGCIVNRVASAVALAAELRKKGLRCATWVGRMRPWDLKALRNSTPGLFTTEGSADIDVLVATQTVEVGVDLDLAALVTELASGSALAQRAGRVNRMGLRPRGPVVVVGPDTRTEIRKDLLPYRAADLRDARSWVCEHEASGSISPLSVCEAPPSPDERRRVLWQRPEPWDVALWSRTSQHLVVEPDLDLWLRDDLEPDVEGVGVVVRDLPKSLDSIGCETLLTEVPPIDDEVYPAEIGTLRTIVTKLAGADGAPLEHSVLWRTGAAVPHWQTCLIEGPDAAARVLQPGDILVLDSSVGFLTEGVAVDTGRELGVPVPFADHPSRPTVITDPDELESFIGLDAGEIQERLGGIVNLPPAWDDACGPAWIVLRQDECVESDTDEASSISRHTAVPLDEHNTDVARRASELAGAIGMDASCAALLGKAGLWHDVGKEDHRFQRLLGQHDRAVLTPLAKSGMRSRREMWHALMGSGLPSGWRHELVSAAAYWVKDRDPLASEDRDLVTRLIGTSHGRGRPIFDHDPQTAGPMYMAALNELVGEGEWESLIARTDRRWGHWGVAYLEAVLRAADCTISSEGK
- the csb2 gene encoding type I-U CRISPR-associated protein Csb2, whose amino-acid sequence is MPSIGIQARFPLGVYHGHTSDGSPDPFPTPVRLFSALFSAACTGSSATPDGQASAEALEALAWLEGHSPEGLLFPATMPVGEDRQTIVSYRYTGAFKNGKEPKKASKAISDGMAVHGAVGWTWSGMSDRVRDTLAVLCEDVPHLGEMDSPVILEVTEMEPNWVWDPDATAFSTGGRQIPVPVEGRMRVLEELHAQERPTEAPSASDDKMNQAEAVRVFPVSTKGVELRRYGPNTTILTHGSSPWRDALVMSVDSAGSSIPSEQRLDWCVAFHKALISRIGNDAPAIVTGHYDLDVPLPANRIAIQYLPASLLNRSQVLLDEGISGVFLVMLPGGMTSDDLGAVFTAFAGMTRLRSRWGALRLRPHDELVSASTFWKPCNPGSLRLWSPTPVAVPEVTRQRGEWTFEDAIMLSLGFVWRDELGPVSKGSAGYRTLVDRVREKGPRVVMYHRVVKHPSAYAHRMPQGMVAQPYIAQIDAGRLFGEQELVAIGQSRHLGGGLLVPIDVPAEFVRGMER